TGCCGGTGATCCGGCCGATGATGGCCGAGAGCGTGGCGCTCGGAGCGGCGTACGCCGCCGGGCTCGCGGTCGGCTACTGGCCGGACCGCCGGGTGCTGAAGGCCAACTGGCACCGGGCCTCGGAGTGGCGCTCGGAGATCGCGGACGACGAGCGGGACCGCTCCCACGCCGCGTGGCGGCAGGCCATCGACCTGTCGATCGCCTGGGGCCGCGGCCGTCCCTGACCGGGCCCGCCGCCCGGGTCGGCTGGGGGCGAATCGGACCGGTGTCGACCGGTATCCCCTGTGGTGCAACCGACATGCCTACACATGCGTCTTTGTGGGTATCAGACCGATGCGCCGCGGCACCGCGATCGGTGACCGGCCCGGACAACGCCCAGCCGTTCAGGAGAACACCATGAAAGCCACCACCACCGACACGACGGTGCAGGAGACTGCCGCCGAGGCCGACTCCGGACTCGGACTGATGCTGCTCATCCTGCTGGTCCTCACCGTGGTCGCCGCACTCGCCACCTGATCTCCCGGCCGCCCGGGCGGAGGACCTTGGTCCCGTGAGCCGGGCGGCGTCGGACCCCTTTTGCGCTGCGAAGGACCCCTTCCGGCCCTGGACGGTTCCCTCCGGCCGGCCCCGCTGCGCACGATGACTCCCGGCGGCCTCTGGACCGACACGGTCCCCGCCCGCAGGTCTGCAAGGGAGTCGGCCGATGAGCGGCGCAGCACTGATCTTCCCCGGCGCGCACGAGCGCTGGTTCGTCACCGACGTCTCCGGCGGTGACTGGTCCTTCTTCTTCTCGCCCCTGCCGCTGTTGCTGACAGCCGTCGTCGTGGCGGTGACGGTGGCCTGGCGGCTGGTGGCGCTGCGCCTGCCCTCCCCGGAGATCGGCGCCTTCGCTCGGCTGGGCCGGCTGGCGCCGTACGTCCCCCGGCTGCTGGCCATCCACGTCGGGGTCAGCCTGCTGGCCCTTGCGGCGACCGGCGACTTCCTGGCCCACTCCCTTCCGCTGCGCGAGGTGCCCGCCGGCGGGGTCGTCGGGCTGGTCGAGGCCGGGATCGGCGTCTGGTTCATCACCGGGGTCCGGCTGCGGGCCGCCGCGGTGGGGCTGGTCGTCCTCGGTCCGGTCGCGCTGCTGGCCGCCGGCCCGGTGGCGATGCTCGAGTCCGCAGCACTGCTGGGGGTGGCCGGCTTCCTGGCCGTGCTGCCGCCGAGCGACGGCACCTTCGGACGTGTCGAGCACGACGCCGTACGGCTGCGCTGGGCGCTGCTGGCGCTGCGCCTCGGGGTGGCGGTCGCGCTGGTGACGCTGGCGTTCTCCGAGAAGCTGACCAACCCGGTGCTGGCCACCGAGACCCTCGACGCCTACCCCTCGCTCGACGTGTTCGCGCTGGCGGGCATCCACCTCGCCCCGACCACGTTCATCGCGGTCGCCGGCGCCGTGGAGCTGCTGTTCGGGCTGCTGGTGCTCTCCGGCGCGGCCCCGCAGGTGGCGGTGCTGGTCGCGGCGGTGCCGTTCAACGCGACGCTGCTGCTGTTCGGGCAGACCGAGCTGGTCGGCCACCTGCCGGTGTACGGCGTCTTCCTGACCCTGCTGGTCTACGGCTCGAGCGCCGTCACCGCCCCGGAGGTGCGCTGGCTGCCCCGGCCGCGGGACCTGACGGTACGGCGCCGTGCCGCCGTCGCCGCGGCGGCAGCCACCCCCTGAGCAGCCGCCCGGCGTGCGGGCGTGGACCGCTCAGGCGCCGCCGTTGTCGCCGCCCAGCGAGCCGGGGCCGGTCTCGGCGACGGCATCGTCCGGCCCGACCGGCTGGCGGTAGGCAGCGCACTCGGCGTTGGGGCAGAAGTCGACGGTGACCATCTCGCCGGGCCGCATCTCGGGACGGGGCTCGTTGTCGGGGTCGAAGTCGACCACGGCCTGCTCCAGCGCGGTGCCGCAGACGGGACAGTGGGTCGGCCACTCGTGCGGCTCGTTCGCCGTGATGTCATCGGTCATAGCGCCATCGTGCCCGGTCACCCCGCATCGCACTCCTGCACGGGTCGCCGGGCCGACCCACCACCAGGAGGACCCCGTGAGCAGCAGCGACCGCATCCCAGCCCGTGACCTGCCTCCGGGCACCGTGCGCCGCGTCGGCGACTGGGCGGTGGGCAACCGCGACGGCGAGCTGTTCGGCGTCTCGCGCCGTTGCCGGCACCAGCTCGCCGACCTCTCAGAGGGCAGCATCGACGCCGACGGCTGCCTGGTCTGCCCCTGGCACCAGAGCCGCTACGACGTGGAGTCGGGCGAGATGGTCGAGGGCCCTCGCGGCTTCCTCGGCTACCACGGGCCCGCGCCCGGCTACTCCCAGCTGGTGCGCGGCTACGCCCGGTTCCTCAAGCTGCGGGTTCGGCGCGTGGTCCGCCGCGGCAAGGACGTCGTCGTCGAGTGATCCGGCCCCACTGCGAGCGCCGGGCCGGGTCCGGCATCCGGGCCGGGTCCGCCAGGACTAGCAGCCGTCGTCGCCGGTCTCGACCGAGGTGAAGCACTCGACCGGCACGAGCATGTCCGCCGGTGGGTTGTCAGAACTGGTCCGAGCGACTCCGGACTCGTGGCCGTCGGCGTCGAGCGCGCGGAGCACCGTGTCGGCACCCGGAGCACCGCCCGGCACCGGCACCACCGCGGCGAAGACACCGTCGAACACCGGCACGACCCGCGTCGCACCACCGACGCTCACCTCCAGCGACGTGACGTCTGCGCCGGCGGATCCGGCCAACGTCAGCAGGTCCGACCCCTGACCGCCGTACAGGTAGGGCCCGGCGGCCGACGCCGCGTCGGTCGGGGTGGCCGACACCTGGGTGAGGCGCTGGGCCGGGTCCGAGGAGAGCGCGCAACGCGCCACGAAGCCGTCCGGTGACACCAG
The DNA window shown above is from Nocardioides mesophilus and carries:
- a CDS encoding Rieske (2Fe-2S) protein; translated protein: MSSSDRIPARDLPPGTVRRVGDWAVGNRDGELFGVSRRCRHQLADLSEGSIDADGCLVCPWHQSRYDVESGEMVEGPRGFLGYHGPAPGYSQLVRGYARFLKLRVRRVVRRGKDVVVE